Proteins encoded within one genomic window of Humulus lupulus chromosome 1, drHumLupu1.1, whole genome shotgun sequence:
- the LOC133814708 gene encoding probable receptor-like serine/threonine-protein kinase At5g57670 — MVKKTVGVVGTESFQRPIWKCFSFEEICEGTDGFSSYNLVGKGGYVEVYKGVLRNGDKIAVKMLTKTASDERKEKEFFTEIGTIGHVHHRNVLSLLFCCIDSGLYLIFQFSSIGSVASLFHGENLTPMDWKTRYNIAIGTARGLHYLHNGCQRRIIHRDIKSSNILLTTEFEPLIFYFGLAKWLPSQWTHHSIAPIEGTFGHLAPEYYMHGIVDEKTDVFAFGVFLLEIISGRKPVNGSHQSLHTWAKPILKQGEIEKLIDPK, encoded by the exons ATGGTGAAGAAGACTGTTGGAGTTGTAGGAACCGAGTCTTTTCAGAGACCCATTTGGAAATGCTTCTCTTTTGAAGAAATTTGTGAGGGCACCGATGGTTTCAGCTCAT ATAATTTGGTTGGAAAAGGAGGCTACGTAGAGGTATATAAAGGAGTTTTGAGAAATGGAGACAAAATAGCTGTGAAAATGCTCACGAAAACAGCTTCGGAtgagagaaaagagaaagagttTTTCACTGAGATTGGAACCATTGGCCATGTCCACCATAGAAACGTTTTATCACTCCTTTTTTGTTGTATTGACAGTGGTCTTTACCTCATTTTCCAATTCTCTTCCATAGGCTCTGTTGCTTCTCTTTTCCATG GTGAGAATTTGACACCTATGGATTGGAAAACAAGGTACAAC ATAGCCATTGGTACAGCCAGAGGCCTCCATTATTTGCACAATGGCTGTCAGAGAAGGATAATCCATAGAGACATTAAGTCATCCAACATTCTTTTGACTACAGAGTTTGAACCACTG ATATTTTATTTTGGACTAGCAAAATGGCTTCCATCTCAATGGACTCATCATTCAATTGCTCCTATAGAAGGGACATTTGG GCACTTAGCTCCTGAGTACTATATGCATGGAATTGTGGATGAGAAAACAGATGTGTTTGCCTTTGGAGTTTTTCTATTAGAAATCATTTCAGGCAGGAAGCCAGTAAATGGTTCTCACCAAAGCTTACACACTTGG GCCAAACCAATATTGAAACAAGGAGAAATTGAAAAACTGATTGATCCAAAATGA